The proteins below come from a single Azospirillaceae bacterium genomic window:
- the plsX gene encoding phosphate acyltransferase PlsX: MSGRLIVALDAMGGDHAPASVISGAGIARNRFPDVSFLIFGDERRIRPLLGADKALEDVCTVFHTEGAIAGDAKVAQALRTGRNSSMRLAIDAVADGRASCVVSAGNTGVLMAMAKIVLKSLPAIDRPAIASFFPTLKGESVMLDLGANVECTPENLAQFAVMGALFSRLVLGVMEPTIGLLNIGSEDIKGNETVRTAAQLLRTQPLPGRFHGFVEGDDIAAGTVDVVVTDGFTGNVALKTAEGTAKLYAEFLRRTFESSILARAGYLLARGAFKKLRHRTDPRRYNGAMFLGLQGVCVKSHGGTDAVGFANAIGVAVDLVRNGFNERIKTELEKLGPASMPSQEAAV; the protein is encoded by the coding sequence ATGAGCGGCCGGCTGATTGTCGCGCTTGACGCGATGGGTGGCGATCATGCGCCGGCGTCGGTGATTTCCGGCGCCGGGATCGCGCGTAATCGCTTCCCGGACGTGTCGTTCCTCATCTTTGGGGACGAGCGCCGCATCCGGCCTCTGTTGGGTGCGGACAAGGCCCTGGAGGACGTCTGCACGGTCTTCCACACGGAAGGTGCGATCGCTGGCGATGCCAAGGTCGCACAAGCCCTGCGGACCGGGCGTAACTCCAGCATGCGGCTTGCCATCGATGCCGTGGCCGATGGCCGGGCATCGTGCGTCGTGTCCGCCGGCAACACCGGCGTGCTCATGGCGATGGCGAAGATCGTGCTGAAGTCGTTGCCGGCGATCGACCGGCCGGCAATCGCGTCGTTCTTCCCGACGCTGAAGGGCGAGAGCGTGATGCTCGACCTCGGCGCCAATGTCGAATGCACGCCCGAAAACCTGGCCCAGTTCGCCGTCATGGGCGCCCTGTTCTCGCGCCTAGTACTGGGCGTGATGGAACCGACCATCGGACTGCTGAACATCGGGTCCGAGGACATCAAGGGCAACGAGACCGTCCGGACGGCGGCTCAGCTTCTACGCACGCAGCCCCTGCCCGGACGCTTCCACGGCTTCGTCGAGGGCGACGACATCGCGGCCGGTACGGTGGATGTGGTCGTCACCGATGGATTCACGGGTAACGTCGCACTGAAAACGGCCGAGGGCACGGCCAAGCTCTATGCCGAGTTCCTTCGGCGTACGTTCGAGTCTTCGATTCTGGCGCGCGCCGGCTACCTGCTCGCACGCGGGGCGTTCAAGAAGCTGCGCCACCGGACCGATCCGCGGCGGTACAACGGTGCCATGTTCCTCGGCCTGCAGGGCGTCTGTGTGAAGAGCCATGGCGGGACCGATGCCGTCGGATTCGCGAACGCCATCGGCGTCGCGGTGGACCTGGTGCGTAACGGCTTCAATGAGCGTATCAAGACCGAGCTCGAAAAGCTTGGGCCCGCATCCATGCCCAGCCAGGAGGCCGCCGTCTGA
- the rpmF gene encoding 50S ribosomal protein L32 produces MAVPKKKTSKSRRNMRRSHHAIQAGAYHECANCGELKRPHNVCGACGHYDGREVVAQAREA; encoded by the coding sequence ATGGCCGTCCCCAAGAAGAAAACGTCCAAGTCGCGGCGCAACATGCGGCGTTCTCACCACGCGATCCAGGCCGGCGCCTACCACGAGTGCGCGAACTGCGGCGAGCTGAAGCGGCCGCACAACGTCTGCGGGGCGTGTGGCCACTACGACGGCCGCGAGGTCGTGGCGCAGGCTCGGGAGGCCTAA
- a CDS encoding DUF177 domain-containing protein — protein MTNNARKGAAPEFSRPFVVDTLGHEPERRSFDANEKERNALAERLELQDLGRFRVEFEVRRQAGGMIRVAGDLSADVVQTCVVTLEPVSNHVSDRFVSLFAPPSMIRPSGEIELNVEEDDPEPLEGGVIDLGEVATQHLSLALDPYPRAPGVAFEPVHDPEEPEEEPVENPFAKLARLNKPH, from the coding sequence ATGACAAACAACGCCCGGAAGGGGGCCGCCCCCGAATTCTCGCGTCCTTTCGTCGTGGACACGCTGGGGCATGAGCCCGAGCGTCGGTCTTTCGACGCGAACGAGAAGGAGCGGAATGCCTTGGCCGAGCGGCTGGAGTTGCAGGATCTCGGACGTTTCCGCGTGGAGTTCGAGGTGCGGCGGCAGGCCGGCGGGATGATCCGCGTGGCGGGGGATCTCTCGGCCGACGTCGTGCAGACCTGCGTGGTGACCTTGGAACCTGTGTCGAACCACGTTTCCGACCGGTTCGTCTCGCTTTTCGCGCCGCCGTCGATGATCCGCCCATCGGGCGAGATCGAGTTGAATGTGGAGGAGGACGACCCCGAGCCCCTCGAGGGGGGGGTCATCGACCTGGGAGAGGTGGCCACACAGCATCTCTCGCTGGCCCTCGATCCGTATCCCCGCGCACCCGGGGTCGCGTTCGAGCCCGTGCACGATCCCGAAGAGCCGGAGGAGGAGCCCGTGGAAAACCCCTTTGCCAAACTTGCGCGGCTGAACAAGCCGCATTAG
- a CDS encoding ubiquinol-cytochrome C chaperone family protein: MYDLAVAQARRPEFYANARVPDTIDGRFEMVALHVYLLLRRMRGAGGQADSAAQALIDRMAADMDANLREIGIGDLAVPKRVYEILGAFYGRAKVYDAALAGPGMAGLAEAIDRNVFGSVEADPQGAAVLADYVRREEGRLAALPVSELLGGRFAFGPPPAAG, from the coding sequence TTGTACGACCTTGCCGTTGCACAGGCGCGTCGGCCTGAATTCTACGCCAATGCCAGGGTTCCCGACACGATTGACGGTCGGTTCGAAATGGTGGCGCTTCATGTCTATCTTCTGCTCCGCCGGATGCGGGGAGCCGGAGGGCAGGCCGACTCCGCGGCGCAGGCTTTGATCGACCGCATGGCCGCGGATATGGATGCGAACCTGCGCGAAATCGGGATCGGCGATCTGGCGGTGCCGAAGCGCGTCTACGAGATCCTGGGCGCCTTTTACGGGCGTGCGAAGGTCTACGATGCCGCCCTGGCCGGTCCCGGCATGGCCGGACTGGCCGAGGCCATCGACCGCAACGTGTTCGGGTCGGTCGAAGCCGACCCGCAGGGGGCGGCTGTGTTGGCGGACTACGTGCGTCGGGAGGAAGGCCGGTTGGCGGCCCTGCCGGTGTCCGAGCTGCTGGGCGGGAGGTTTGCTTTCGGCCCGCCGCCTGCCGCGGGCTGA
- the bamE gene encoding outer membrane protein assembly factor BamE encodes MSTTFRSTILALALATTLGGCADRVATHGNLVKNDRLSEVKVGTSNREEVAVVLGTPTAISTFDANTWYYIGEVTRRTAFFRPEPVERRVLTVKFDEEGVLRSVEEKTLDDGNAVQLVERATPTPGRDLSVIQQLVGNVGRFSPAPSAPRRPTIPGREGLGR; translated from the coding sequence ATGTCCACCACTTTCCGTTCCACCATCCTTGCCCTTGCGCTCGCCACGACCCTCGGCGGGTGCGCGGACCGCGTGGCGACGCACGGGAACCTGGTGAAGAACGACCGGCTGAGCGAAGTGAAGGTTGGAACCTCCAACCGCGAGGAGGTCGCCGTGGTCCTCGGCACGCCCACGGCCATTTCGACCTTCGATGCGAACACTTGGTACTACATCGGCGAGGTCACCAGGCGCACGGCGTTCTTCCGGCCGGAACCCGTGGAACGGCGCGTGCTGACGGTGAAATTCGACGAGGAGGGCGTGCTGCGCTCGGTCGAGGAGAAAACCCTGGACGACGGAAACGCCGTGCAGCTTGTCGAGCGCGCGACCCCGACGCCCGGCCGTGACCTCAGCGTCATTCAGCAGCTCGTCGGCAACGTCGGCCGTTTCTCGCCAGCGCCCAGCGCCCCCCGGCGCCCGACCATCCCGGGCCGCGAGGGTCTGGGCCGCTGA